The Candidatus Methylomirabilis sp. genome contains the following window.
GCCCCGGAGAGGATGGCATCGGGACCGTAGTTTTCGTAGAAGGGCTCGAAGACGACGACCTCGTCCCCCGGGTCGATGATCCCCATGAGCGCGGCGATCATCCCCTCGGTGCTGCCGCAGGTGACGGTGATCTCCCGCTCCGGGTCCACCTCGAGGCCCGCCGACCACTTCACCTTGGCCGCGAGCGCCTCCCGAAGCCCCCGGGCCCCCCAGGTGATGGCGTACTGGTTCACGTCGGCCCGGATGGCGGCGACGGCTGCCTCCTTCACCTCGGCCGGCGCCGGGAAGTCGGGGAAACCCTGGGCCAGATTGATCGCGTCGTGCTGCTCCGCCAGGCGGGTCATCTCGCGAATGACCGACTCGGTGAAGATGCGGGTCTTGGCGGCAACCCGGGATCTGGTCATCGGCCCTCTCGGAGGGGGGAAAGTCCCCTCCCCCTACCAGAAAGCGCGGGGGGTGTCAACCTGCGGGGGGATGGGCGGACGCGGGCCGGCGCCGGCGGCGCCGGCGCCGCCGGCGGCCGGGAGGGCCGGGGGGTGGGGCCAGGGCCTTGAGGAGGTCGGGCCCAAGGAGCTCTTCCTGCCACCGGTGGAGGACGTCCAGGGCCCGGAGC
Protein-coding sequences here:
- a CDS encoding aminotransferase class I/II-fold pyridoxal phosphate-dependent enzyme, whose product is MTRSRVAAKTRIFTESVIREMTRLAEQHDAINLAQGFPDFPAPAEVKEAAVAAIRADVNQYAITWGARGLREALAAKVKWSAGLEVDPEREITVTCGSTEGMIAALMGIIDPGDEVVVFEPFYENYGPDAILSGA